In a single window of the Callithrix jacchus isolate 240 chromosome 1, calJac240_pri, whole genome shotgun sequence genome:
- the EXOSC3 gene encoding exosome complex component RRP40: protein MAEGVSVVAESLAGGGARVARSVLGQVVLPGEELLLPEQEDAEGPGGAGERPLSLNAGACSRVRVICGPGLRRCGDRLLVTKCGRLRHKEPGGGGGGGGGVYWVDSQQKRYVPVKGDHVIGIVTAKSGDIFKVDVGGSEPASLSYLSFEGATKRNRPNVQVGDLIYGQFVVANKDMEPEMVCIDSCGRANGMGVIGQDGLLFKVTLGLIRKLLAPDCEIIQEVGKLYPLEIVFGMNGRIWVKAKTIQQTLILANILEACEHMTSDQRKQIFSRLAES from the exons ATGGCTGAAGGTGTATCAGTAGTTGCTGAATCTCTCGCGGGCGGCGGGGCGCGCGTTGCGCGCTCAGTACTAGGTCAGGTGGTGCTCCCGGGTGAGGAGCTGCTCCTGCCGGAACAGGAGGACGCGGAAGGCCCTGGCGGTGCAGGGGAGCGACCGTTGAGCCTGAATGCTGGAGCTTGCTCGCGGGTGCGCGTTATTTGCGGCCCGGGCTTGCGGCGCTGTGGGGACCGCCTGCTGGTCACCAAGTGCGGCCGCCTCCGTCACAAAGAGcccggcggtggcggcggcggcggcggcggcgttTACTGGGTGGACTCTCAGCAGAAGCGG TATGTTCCAGTGAAAGGAGACCATGTGATTGGCATAGTGACAGCTAAATCTGGAGATATATTCAAAGTTGATGTTGGAGGGAGTGAGCCGGCTTCTTTGTCTTACTTGTCATTTGAAGGTGCaactaaaagaaacagaccaAATGTGCAG GTTGGAGATCTCATCTATGGCCAATTTGtggttgctaataaagacatggaaCCAGAGATGGTCTGTATTGACAGCTGTGGACGAGCCAATGGAATGGGTGTCATTGGACAGGATGGTCTGCTTTTTAAAGTGACTTTGGGCTTAATTAGAAA GCTATTAGCTCCAGATTGTGAAATCATACAGGAAGTGGGAAAACTCTATCCACTGGAGATAGTATTTGGAATGAATGGAAGAATATGGGTTAAGGCAAAAACCATCCAACAAACTTTAATTTTGGCAAACATTTTAGAAGCTTGTGAACACATGACATCAgatcaaagaaaacaaatcttcTCCAGACTGGCAGAAAGTTGA